Sequence from the Paenibacillus riograndensis SBR5 genome:
ATAGCTCACTGGTCGAGTGACTCTGCGCCGAAAATGTAACGGGGCTAAACACACCACCGAAGCTATGGCTTGATGCTTTGCATCAGGGGTAGGGGAGCGTTGTGTAAGGGTTGAAGGTTGACCGGAAGGACAGCTGGACATTACACAAGTGAGAATGCCGGTATGAGTAACGAAAAGATCAGTGAGAATCTGATCCGCCGAAAGCCCAAGGTTTCCTGAGGAAGGCTCGTCCGCTCAGGGTAAGTCGGGACCTAAGGCGAGGCCGACAGGCGTAGTCGAAGGACAACAGTTTGAAATTACTGTACCACCGTAATCCGCTACGAGCGATGGGGTGACGCAGGAGGGTAGTGACGCGGACTGATGGATGTCCGTCCAAGCAGTGAGGCTGGTGTGTAGGCAAATCCGCACACCGTAAGGCTGGGCTGTGATGGGGAGCGAAAATTACAGTAGCGAAGGTCATGATCTCACACTGCCAAGAAAAGCCTCTAGCCAGGAGAAGGTGCCCGTACCGCAAACCGACACAGGTAGGCGAGAAGAGAATTCTAAGGCGCGCGGAAGAACTCTCGTTAAGGAACTCGGCAAAATGACCCCGTAACTTCGGGAGAAGGGGTGCCTCGGTAGGGTGAATAGCCCGAGGGGGCCGCAGTGAAAAGGCCCAAGCGACTGTTTAGCAAAAACACAGGTCTGTGCGAAGCCGCAAGGCGAAGTATACGGGCTGACGCCTGCCCGGTGCTGGAAGGTTAAGGGGAGCGGTTAGGAGGCAACTCCGAAGCTGTGAACCGAAGCCCCAGTAAACGGCGGCCGTAACTATAACGGTCCTAAGGTAGCGAAATTCCTTGTCAGGTAAATTCTGACCCGCACGAATGGCGTAACGACTTGGGCGCTGTCTCAACGAGAGATCCGGTGAAATTTTAATACCTGTGAAGATGCAGGTTACCCGCGACAAGACGGAAAGACCCCATGGAGCTTTACTGCAGCTTGATATTGAATTTGGGTACGATCTGTACAGGATAGGTGGGAGCCGTAGAAGCCGGAGCGCAAGCTTCGGTGGAGGCGCCGTTGGGATACCACCCTGATCGTATCTAGGTTCTAACCTGGTACCCTAAACGGGTACGGGGACCGTGTCAGGCGGGCAGTTTGACTGGGGCGGTCGCCTCCTAAAGAGTAACGGAGGCGTTCAAAGGTTCCCTCAGAATGGTTGGAAATCATTCGAAGAGTGCAAAGGCAGAAGGGAGCTTGACTGCGAGACCAACAAGTCGAGCAGGGACGAAAGTCGGACTTAGTGATCCGGTGGTACCGCATGGAAGGGCCATCGCTCAACGGATAAAAGCTACCCTGGGGATAACAGGCTTATCTCCCCCAAGAGTCCACATCGACGGGGAGGTTTGGCACCTCGATGTCGGCTCATCGCATCCTGGGGCTGAAGTAGGTCCCAAGGGTTGGGCTGTTCGCCCATTAAAGCGGTACGCGAGCTGGGTTCAGAACGTCGTGAGACAGTTCGGTCCCTATCTGTCGTGGGCGTAGGAAATTTGAGAGGAGCTGTCCTTAGTACGAGAGGACCGGGATGGACGTACCGCTGGTGCACCAGTTGTTCCGCCAGGAGCATGGCTGGGTAGCTACGTACGGACGGGATAAGCGCTGAAAGCATCTAAGCGTGAAGCCCCCCTCAAGATGAGATTTCCCAGCATGTAAGACCCCTTGAAGACGACGAGGTAGATAGGTTGGAGGTGGAAGCACGGCAACGTGTGGAGCTGACCAATACTAATCGGTCGAGGGCTTATCCAAATAACTAAAATGCAGTTTTCGTTTCGGATTCAGTTTTCAGGCAATCAAATTCCTGAAGCATTTGCACCGCAAGTGCCCGTTTGGTGGCGATAGCGGAGGGGTTCCACGCGTACCCATCCCGAACACGACCGTTAAGCCCTCCAGCGCCGATGGTACTTGGACCGAAGGGTCCTGGGAGAGTAGGACGCCGCCAAGCACATGAAGCCATTGTTGAGTAATCGACAGTGGCTTTTTTTGTGTATTGTATAAGAAAATAGGGTTTCCCTTTACTGTGGATATCTTTGAAGCTTCAGAGGATATAAGCAATGCAGGAGAATTGGGCTTGATCCGCGGACTGAAGCAGACTGAGGAGCCCTTATTTTGTAAAAAACCCTGTTTTTTCAGCAGTTACAGACTGAGGAGCCGTTATATCGTTCGATGGAGTCTGGAATAAAAGGGAAAAGGGACAAATAAAGGCATCTGAGTCCGTTAACCTGCGGAATAGACGAATCTTCTATCAATAACGGCATTCCTGTCCGCAACGGCTGCGGATCGATCGTGAAGGAATAGGGCGACACGTCTTCAGTATGCCCCCGTTGATTTTGGAGTGGCGGGGAAATCCCTGCGGCCGTAACCCCCGTGCTGCTATTCATCCGCTAGGGTGATTTTGTTTGTTACAGAGTGCAATTGATGGAGCTTTTCGACTGATTTAGGGGTTAATCTGCTGCAGAGAATGCAATAGAATATGAGTTCTGACCTAATGAGAAAGAGATTTGCATCGGGATCGTATCGGACTATATCTGGTTTGTGAACTGTCCACTCCAAACGGACTTTCGTCCAAGAATTCGCTTACTCGGCAACTGTTTCCGGAATAACCTCCTCCCTGATGTAATATTCTTGACAGGCCAAAAACCCTTTGCTAAGATGGCAATAATATATTTTTGGACAAGCATCTCAAACCTTATCTGAAGATACGAAAACGTGCAGCTTACAAGTCTTTCCCGGTGTCTGCCGGGTATGGACTTTAACTCTGGTTTCTTCATTTATAATGTTTGCAGGCGTTTAGAATAAATACAATTTTGAGGAGGAATGACCCAGGTGTGGGAAGATAAGTTTGGCAAAGAAGGATTAACTTTTGATGATGTGCTGCTGGTGCCGCGTAAATCCGAGGTGCTGCCGAAGGAAGTGGATTTGTCTACGGTACTGAGCAAGAATGTGAAGCTGAACATTCCTTTGATGAGCGCGGGTATGGATACGGTCACTGAAGCAGCCATGGCAATCGCCATTGCACGTGAGGGCGGCATCGGTATTATTCATAAGAATATGTCCGTGGAGCAGCAGGCGGAAGAGGTAGACCGTGTGAAGCGCTCCGAGAGTGGCGTTATCACGAATCCTTTTTCGCTTACTCCAGACCACTGGGTATCCGACGCTGAAGTCCTGATGGGTAAATACCGTATTTCCGGTGTGCCTATCGTAGATGAAGGCAACAAACTGGTTGGTATTTTGACCAACAGAGATTTGCGCTTTATCCATGACTTCAATATTCAGATCAAAGAAGTCATGACGCATGAGAACCTGGTAACAGCTGCTGTGGGCACTACGCTCCAGGAAGCTGAAGTCATCCTGCAGCGCCATAAGATTGAGAAACTGCCCCTGGTGGATGAGAACAACATTCTTAAGGGTCTGATTACTATAAAAGATATCGAGAAGGCCATCCAATTCCCGAATGGTGCTAAGGATGCGCAGGGCCGGCTGCTCGTAGGCGCAGCAATTGGAATATCCAAGGATACGTTCGAACGGACAGAAGCTTTGATAAAAGCCGGGGTCGACCTTATTACTGTAGACTCTGCACATGGCCATCATATCAATATCATTGATGCCGTCCGCAAGTTGCGCGAGCTGTATCCGGATCTTACCATTGTAGCTGGCAATGTAGCCACCGGGGAAGCTACCCGTGAACTGATTGAAGCCGGAGCTTCGGTGGTCAAGGTTGGGATTGGACCTGGATCGATCTGTACAACTCGCGTAATCGCCGGTATTGGCGTACCTCAAATTACAGCCATTTATGATTGTGCAACGGTAGCCCGTGAATACGGTATTCCTATTATCGCAGACGGCGGAATCAAATACTCCGGAGAGATTACCAAGGCTATTGCTGCAGGAGCATCTGCTGTCATGATGGGCAGTTTGTTCGCGGGTACGGAAGAAAGCCCTGGGGAATCCGAAATTTATCAGGGACGTAAATTCAAAGTCTATCGTGGCATGGGCAGTATGAGCGCCATGAAGCAAGGCAGTAAAGACCGTTATTTCCAGGATGATGATAAGAAGCTGGTTCCTGAAGGTATTGAAGGCCGTGTAGCTTTTAAAGGATCGCTTTCGGATACGGTTCATCAGCTTCTAGGCGGACTTCGTTCAGGTATGGGGTATTGCGGAACCAAGACACTGACGGAGCTTCGCAACGACACTTCCTTTATCCGGATTACCGGAGCCGGTCTGCGCGAGAGTCACCCGCATGACGTACAAATTACTAAGGAAGCTCCTAACTACTCCCTATAGTACAAGTTAAGCGACATTTTGAGGGCAGGCAGGACGAATTTCGTCCTGTCTGTCTTTTTTTGCAGATACCCCTGTGTTAGAATAGAACAAGCAACGATATGAGGTCAAAAGGAGAGTAAATCATTGAAGTACAAGCATAAATTCAGCGGTAAGCAATTTGTAATGAAGACAGCGACAGTAGGTCTGCTTTTAAATATCCTCGCTTCTCCCGTAAATTCCGCGCTGGCTGATGCGGTGAAGACACCGGCAACCACAGAATCAGGCACAGCAGCTACCAATAAAACAAAGGCCAAAGCAACTGCAGCCAAGATTCCTTCGGTAGAGTCGTTGGGATTGAAACTGAGATCTGCCGTTCTGCTGGAGCCTACCACCGGTGAGGTGCTCTTGTCGCTAAATGCAGATGTGCCCCTGCCACCGGCAAGCATGACCAAAATGATGACCGAGTACCTCGTCACCGAAGCCGTTAACAAAGGCCAGTTATCATGGGATCAGAAAGTCGTGGTACAGGAGAATGCGTCCAAGCAGATTGGTTCGCGTATTTTTCTGGCACAAGGTGACGAACACACAGTCAAAGAGCTATACATAGCCATGGCGGTAGGCTCTGCAAATGATGCTACGGTAGCTTTGGCAGAAGAGGTTGCCGGATCTGAGCAGGAGTTCGTTGCTATGATGAACGAAACTGCTCAGAAGATGGGAATGAAGACGGCCTATTTCATCAATTCCACCGGCTTGAACCGGGCGGATATGCCTGCAAAGTTCCAGCCTGACACAGATCGTGAAACGGTAATGTCCGCTATGGATGCGGCCATTCTCGCCAAACATATTGTCACCGACCATCCGGATTTCACAGATTTTACGACCATTCAGTCCTACAAATTCCGTGATCGCGATAAAGCGCCGATGATTAACTATAACTGGATGCTGGAAGCGAACAAGAATGTTACCAACTTCAAAGCTTACGCTTATCCGGGGCTTGATGGTTTGAAGACTGGACATACTAATGACGCTGGCAACTGCTTCACCGGTACTGCTGTACGGGATGGCATGCGGCTGATTAGTGTTGTAATGGGGGCAGATTCGGAGCCGCACCGGTTCACGGAAACGAAGAAGGTGCTTGATTTTGGCTTCAATAATTTTGAGGTTAAGCAGGTTGTAGCGCCTAAGGCTGTCATTGCAGGCAACGAAACCGTTCCTGTGTTAAAAGGCAAAAACAAAACTGTCCCTGTTGTGACGGATGCCGGCGTTACTTTTATCGTGCCTAAGGGTACTGCATCCCCACAGATCAAAACCGCTGTGGTCATCAATGATCCGGCAACGTTGGTTGCACCGATTGCCGGAGCCAGCAAGGTGGGCAAAGTGACTTACTCCTACCAGGTAGAAGGTATTACTCAAGTTCAAGAGAAGACCGTTAACCTGATTACAGCTGAAGAAGCGGAGAAGGCAGGCTGGTTCAAGCTGCTGATGAGAGCAATTGGAGAGTTTTTTGGCGATCTGTTTAAAGGAATTAAGAACTTGTTCTAACGGCTGAAACATACCGTTACAGGAGGAATTCCGAGTAAATAGATTGTATATATAGCTGTCTTGCGGTAAAATGATATGTTAAATTAAGTAGTTTATTCGGGAGGCTTGGTCATGGAAACAGGAACATCGCGAGTAAAAAGAGGCATGGCAGAAATGCAAAAAGGCGGCGTCATTATGGACGTCATGAATGCAGAACAGGCAAAAATTGCTGAGGCTGCGGGAGCAGTAGCCGTTATGGCTCTGGAACGCGTCCCTTCTGATATTCGTGCAGCAGGCGGAGTGGCCCGGATGGCCGACCCTACCATTGTGGAAGAGGTTATCAAGGTAGTAAGCATCCCCGTGATGGCCAAAGCCCGTATCGGACATTATGTAGAAGCGAAGGTTCTGGAATCCCTCGGTGTGGATTATTTGGATGAGAGTGAAGTGCTGACTCCCGCTGATGAAGTGTTCCATATTAACAAGCGTGAATTTACTGTTCCGTTTGTATGTGGAGCCAAAGATCTGGGCGAAGCTCTACGCCGCATTAATGAAGGTGCATCCATGATCCGTACCAAAGGCGAGCCAGGAACCGGCAACATTGTTGAGGCTGTACGTCATATGCGCTATATTAACAGCCAGATCCGTAAAGTAACCAATCTTTCATTGGACGAGCTCTATAATGAAGCCAAGACTCTCGGTGTTCCCTACGATTTGCTTCTTGAAGTTCATGAATTGGGAAAACTGCCGGTAGTTAACTTTGCTGCAGGCGGTGTGGCAACTCCGGCTGATGCTGCTTTGATGATGCATCTGGGAGCGGATGGTGTTTTTGTGGGCTCCGGTATTTTCAAATCCGATAATCCTGAGAAGTTTGCCCGTGCAATCGTTGAGGCTACTACTCACTTCACGGACTATAAATTGATTGCTGAAGTATCCAAGAACCTCGGTACCCCGATGAAGGGGATCGATATTGCCTCATTGTCGCCGGCAGAACGCATGTCGGAGCGCGGCCGTTAATGTAGAGAGAAGGTTGTTCCGATGAAGATAGGGGTGCTGGCGCTTCAAGGCGCAGTAACAGAGCATATTGTTAGTATAGAAAAGACCGGGGCGCAAGGCCTGCCCATTAAACGCGCAGAGCAGCTGGAAGAGATCGAGGGATTGATCATTCCGGGCGGTGAGAGCACGACGATTGGCAAGCTCATGCGCAAATATGGCTTTATTGAGGCGATTCGTGATTTTGCCGGCCGGGGTAAGCCTGTTTTTGGAACATGCGCCGGAATGATCGTACTGGCTAAGCGTATTGATGGCGGCGAGCCCGCACATTTAGAGCTGATGGACATTACAGTTGCCCGGAATGCCTTTGGACGCCAGCGCGAAAGTTTTGAATGTGATCTGGATGTCAAAGGGATCGACGAGCCGGTACGTGCTGTCTTTATTCGTGCGCCGCTCATTACAGAGGTTGGACCGGATGTGGATGTACTCACGGTCTATAAGGATGAGATTGTGACTGCCCGACAGGGGAATTTGCTTGTATCCTCTTTTCATCCGGAGTTGACAGATGATTATAGGCTGCACCAATACTTTGCTGACATGGTAGAGCATAGCGCAGCAGCCAATCAATAGAACTGCATATAAGAACATTCCGACTCTTTCAAGGCTGTGAACAGCATATTGAAAGGGTTTGGGCTGTTTTCAGGAGGGAAACTTTGTGCTGGATGTAAAGATATTGCGCAGTGATTATGCCAGAGTAGAAGAAGCATTGAATAAGAGAGGTAAATCGCTTGAATTGATTGCCGGATTTCCCCAGCTGGATCTGCGCCGCCGTGAGCTGCTGCAGGAAACGGAGGGGCTGAAGAACCGCCGTAATACTGTATCTGGTGAAGTGGCGAAAAAGAAGAAGAACGGTGAGCCTGCGGATGATCTAATTGCTGAGATGCGCACCGTATCTGACCGGATTAAAGAGCTGGACGATGAAGTAAGAGAGCTGGAGACCCGTATTGAGGAATTAACCATGAACATTCCTAATATCCCTCATGAATCGGTGCCCGTAGGCAAGTCCGAGGAAGAGAATGTGGAAATCCGCCGGTGGTCGCAGCCGCGTGAGTTTGGATTTACACCGAAGTCGCATTGGGAGCTGGCACAGCAGCTGGATATCATTGACTTTGAAGCCGCTGCCAAGGTCACAGGCTCTCGTTTTGCTTTTTACAAGGGGCTTGGAGCGCGTCTGGAACGTGCACTGATCAACTTCATGATGGATCTTCACAGCGGGGAACATAATTATGAGGAGATGCTGCCGCCTTATATTGTTAATAAGGACAGCCTATACGGTACCGGCCAGCTTCCTAAGTTCGAGGAGGATCTCTTCAAGCTGCGGGATACCGAATATTATCTGATACCTACTGCTGAGGTTCCAGTGACGAATTACTACCGGGAGGAAATTCTGACGGCTGCAGATTTGCCGAAGTATCATGTGGCCTACAGCTCTTGTTTCCGTTCTGAAGCAGGCTCGGCCGGCCGGGATACACGCGGGCTGATCCGCCAGCATCAGTTCAACAAGGTGGAACTGGTGAAGCTCACCACACCAGAAACCTCATATGAGGAACTGGAGAAGATGACGGCGGACGCTGAACGTGTGCTGCAGCTCCTGGAACTGCCATATCGCGTACTGGGCCTCTGTACGGGCGATATGGGCTTCACTTCTGCTAAGACGTACGATCTTGAGGTGTGGCTGCCAGAGAGCGGTATGTACCGTGAAATCTCCTCCTGCTCGAATACAGAGGACTTCCAGGCCAGACGGGCTAACATCCGGTACCGCAAGGAGCCTAAAGCTAAGCCGGAATTTGTCCATACACTGAATGGCTCCGCACTTGCTGTTGGCCGTACGGTAGCCGCTATTCTGGAGAATTATCAGCAGGAAGACGGTACAGTATTGATTCCTGCAGTACTGCAGCCGTATATGCGGAATGTGAAAGCGATCAGTCCGAAGGCTGCTCAATAATTATACTTGCGAAGGCTTGCTCTGTGTGGTATACTTTCTAATGCATGTGAAATTTTGATGCATTGGAGAGGTACCGAAGCGGTCATAACGGGGCGGTCTTGAAAACCGTTAGGGTGCAAGCCCACATGGGTTCGAATCCCATCCTCTCCGCCATTCCTTCAGAAATGAATTCAATACATGAAGATAGAAGCTGCCTTCCTTGGAAGGCGGCTTTTTTACATCTTCAGAAAGTATATATTGAGGTCCCTGGGCAAGGGTCCTTGCCTCACGGAGGAGGAGGAGCGGTCCGGGAACCGGTGCCGCCAAGTATAAAAACCTCCTTTTCTCCGCAATGTAATAGGGAAGGAGGCTGATAATAACGATGAACCGAGAATTACAGCTGGATCAGCAAAGTCTGGTGTCTGCTTGGCAGGAGCGTCTGCCTGCTTTAATGGAGGATGGAGACAGCTTTAGCGTACAGGGTGATGCAGCGGACCCTAGCAGTCTGCTGGTTCATTTTAATGCTGCCGGACGTCAGGCGTATTCCCTGGACTTTCGTTGTACTTATGTCGACAGCCGTGAGGTTGCAGTAAGTCTAATTGATGCCGAAGAAGCTGGACGCCAGACGGATGAACGCTCCGATGCAGTTCAGCTTTTGGCCCAGCGGTACACCAGACAGATTCATGAATGCGCCCAGGCGCTTCAAGACCTGACCAATCCCTAGGAGGCAAACCTACAAATGAGCAAACCCAAAAGCATGCCTGCGCCAGGTTCGGAAGATAACCATCAGGAGCGCCGGAAGGAACATAAGTTCTCCGGACCTGAACCGCTTTCCGGCTCCAAAAAGGTTAAGCAGGCTAACCATGTAGATCATCATAACCGTCAAGGCTGATTTTTTTAGAGTGATTTTAAGAAAGAAATGTTTCTCAAAATTGCCAAATGGTTTATCATAAGGGAGGGAAGAAATAGTTTACATGGGAGAGGAGATTTTTAATGAAGAGAAAATGGGGGTTGTCCGCTGCCGCACTGCTGCTAACCGCTGCAGTAATTTTACCCGGCTGCGCCAACAAGGAGCAAGCGCCTAAGGAGGCACTGAAATCTGCTGCGATCAAAGCGACCACTCTGAAATCGTATGAGATGAAGAGTAAGCTGGTGATTAATAATCTGGCTATAGATGCGCCGGCAAACGGCGAGTCGGATGGGTCAACAGCCCAGGTGCTCAGTATGCTGAAAAACGCCGATATCACTATTGACGGTGTTTATCAGGCAGATCCAATGCAGACCGAAATGACGATGGTACTCAATCTGAAGGGTGATATGACGATGTCCTTCACGATTCCAATGGTCATAACTAAGGAGAAGGTATATTTCAAAATACCGTCGATCCCATTCCTGCCGCTTCCGGAAACAGTGGTCGGCAAGTTTGTAGAGCTTGATCTGAAGGAGCTGGCTGAGCAGGGAGGAACCGAATGGAATCCTGGTTCTCTTGATACTCAGAAGATGCAGAAGCTCTCCAATGAGGTGCTTAACACATTGATGGGCGAGTATGATGATACAACATACTTCAAGAACATTAAGCCGAAGGACGCCGCTTTGCCCGAGGGTGTGGAAGCAGATCAGGTGGTTCAGTTCAACGTAACCAATGACAACGTCAAAGAGGCGCTTACGATTCTTGTAAATAATGCCTTGCCGAAGATTATCGATATCGTGAGCAAACCGGAATATAAGGATGTTCTGAAAATTGACGATGCCGACATGGCTAAATTCAAAGAAGAGCTGAATTCCAGTGATGCCCGCGCAGAATTCGATAAGGACTTGGCCGATTTAGGCAAATATCTGACCATCAACAAATTCAATCTGAATACAGCGATCAACAAAGATGATTTTCCGGTGTATCAGGATCTTCTGATGGACATTAAGGTGAACGATCCAGACAAGGGCGAGAATGTCAGCTTGTCCTTAACCGCCAGCAATCAATACAGTAAAATCAATGAAAAGCAGACCTTCACCATCGGCATTCCTCAGGGAGACGATGTTATTACGATGGATGAGCTGCAGCAGGAATTTGGAAGCATCGGCAGCTCCTACTAAGCAGGCAGTTTGAAATCAAAAATCCCGCATCTGTGCGAAGTCTTCGCGCTTGTGCGGGATTTTTTATGATATCCATAATAGGGGGAGAGCTTGTACCGGGGAAATTTGTCATTACTCCTGTGGCCGGACATCATCAGCGAGAATAGCGTAAGTGCGGTGATCCTGCCATTGTCCATTTATTTTAATAAAACGGCGGGCTATGCCCTCAGCCAGGAACCCGTTCTTCTCCAAGACCCGGCGGGAGCCGTGATTATGAAGCAGAATGGCGGCTTGCACTCTATGCAGGCCAAGGGAGCGGAAGGCGAACTTCAGGATAAGGCCTACGGCTGCGCTGGTGTATCCTTGTCCCTGCAGCGCATAATCAATGAAATAGCCTATATCCGCAAACTGTCCAACCCCACGTACTACATTAGAGATCGTAATCTGTCCAATCAGCATGCCATCAAGTAAAAATATACCGAACATGTAGCCCCGGTCCTCCAGGGAGTCCTCCACACGCTGAGCAATGAGCCGCTGCTGGCTCTCCAGTGTGAAGTAGTCCTCGTCCCGCAGCGGTTCAAAGGGTTGATGATGTTCTTTATTGCGCAGCCGCAGCCGGAGGAGTACATCAGCATCCTGGACCTGGAGCAGAGAAATATAAATGCCATGTGACGTGTCATATAACTTCTGATTCATGGGGGTTCTCCTTACTTTGAAGATTTCTTGCGCAGCTGCTGGAAAAAAGTGGTCAGCAGTCCAGCGCATTCCTGCTGCAATATACCTTGAATGACCTCGGTGCGGTGATTAAAGCGCGGTTCCTTCAGAAGATTCATGAGTGTGCCTGCACAGCCGGCTTTGGGATCCGGGGTGCCGAAGACCGTAAGCGGCACTCTGGACTGGACCATGGCCCCTGCACACATAGGGCAGGGCTCCAAGGTAACGTACAGGTGGCAATCCAGGAGACGCCACGAACCAAGCAAGGCACTGGCTTCACGAATCGCAACCATCTCCGCATGGGCGGTGGAATCCATCGTTGTCTCCCGCAGGTTATAGCCGCGGCCGATAATCTTTCCATCACGGACAACTACGGCTCCTATGGGAACCTCGCCTAAAGCTTCCGCTTTGCGGGCCTCCGCAATTGCTTCTTTCATCCAATATTCATGAACCGCCAATTCCTCAGAGGACAGTTCATCATTTATACTGTTCAAGCTCATCTTCCCTTCTGTAAATGCCCCTTGTGCAACGAACAAATATTCGTTCTTAACAAATTGTGTACAACTCTGTGGATAAGGCTCGACTTATACACAAAATTGTGCACATCGCAATCTGATAAAATGTTTATATGTGTATAACCTGTGGATGGTTTCTTATCCATTGTAGAGAAAGTGTCTGCATAATTCAATATTTCCCGAAACAGCCAGCGAGAGTGAAATGTCTTTTCAAATGGGGAGGCAAAAGGTATGATAATGTTTGAATGCTCCGCTAGGATTTACCAGCGGTAAGAGGTGAAAATACAGCTTGTCCATAAAAACTAAGTTATCGGCAATCATTTTCGGATCGGTGCTCTTAATTCTGGCGCTTAATCTAACACTTAATCTTCATGCCGCCCGGAGCAACCTTCGCAATGAAAGTGTGAAGAATATGAAGATGGCCGCCAGACAGATTGCCGTTTCGGTCGAGCAGAGCAGCTATAGCTCTAATTATGTCCAGCATCAAATTGCCCAGAACCTCAGATTGACCGCTATTCTGGCTTCCAAAGAGCTTGATCCCGATATTAAGAATGTGAAGGACGCTCAACTGGTTGCGCTGGCCCACAAACTGGGAGTGTCTAATATTTCGCTCCTGGTCAAGACTGAGGATGATGTGGTTGTAGCCAGATCCTCAGATCCCGGTGAGATTGGTCTGTCTACCAAAGGTATGGGCTATTGGTACGTGGCATTTTTGGAGCTGTTTGCGGGTCAGGAGGTTTCCGTTGAGCAGGGGCAGAGCTTTGAGCATTTTTGGTCAGGGCCCTTTGAATATTCTACCTCCAATCCGAAGTTTATCGAGAAGTGGGGATACTACTATGATCAAAAGAGCAATTACATTATAGATCCTTACATCCGCAGCACCGCCGTAAGTGATTATGTCAAGATTATGAATCCCGATGAGATTGTCCGCCAGTCCAAGGAGGTTAATCCGGGCATTCTGGAGGTCACAGGGATCAATCCCAAAACCTTTGGAGTATCCACTATGCTCCCGGATGGCAGTGATCCTACAAATCAGAAGCTGAGAAGCCGGGCGATTAAGTATGGCACATACATTTATGGCAATGTAGAAGAGGACAAGACGGCTGTTATGGAAGCTCTTAGCAGCGGCAGCCCTCTGACACTGGACACGCAGGCGCTGGGTAAAAGAGTGCTGAAAACCTTTATTCCTATTACGCAGCCGGGCGTGGAGG
This genomic interval carries:
- a CDS encoding GNAT family N-acetyltransferase; translated protein: MNQKLYDTSHGIYISLLQVQDADVLLRLRLRNKEHHQPFEPLRDEDYFTLESQQRLIAQRVEDSLEDRGYMFGIFLLDGMLIGQITISNVVRGVGQFADIGYFIDYALQGQGYTSAAVGLILKFAFRSLGLHRVQAAILLHNHGSRRVLEKNGFLAEGIARRFIKINGQWQDHRTYAILADDVRPQE
- the tadA gene encoding tRNA adenosine(34) deaminase TadA; translated protein: MSLNSINDELSSEELAVHEYWMKEAIAEARKAEALGEVPIGAVVVRDGKIIGRGYNLRETTMDSTAHAEMVAIREASALLGSWRLLDCHLYVTLEPCPMCAGAMVQSRVPLTVFGTPDPKAGCAGTLMNLLKEPRFNHRTEVIQGILQQECAGLLTTFFQQLRKKSSK